A genomic segment from Glycine soja cultivar W05 chromosome 20, ASM419377v2, whole genome shotgun sequence encodes:
- the LOC114401877 gene encoding uncharacterized protein LOC114401877 produces the protein MAKFPRLYQISRQQNQLINQVGCVTNQGWEWKFNWRRPLFDSEVEMADTFLGEIPQQLLEFHKEDTWIWKFDSSGYYSTSSGYKLIWGEIMGAHQNSEFSELWKLKIPAKAAVFAWRLIRNRLPTKKNLSRRQVQVNDILCPFCRNKEEDAAHLFFTCNSILPLWWESMSWVNLSSAMPQHLRDHYLQHGHNAAEGKKSTRWKCWWIALTFTIWKHRNKIVFQSAIFDGSKLLDEAV, from the coding sequence ATGGCAAAATTCCCTAGATTATATCAGATTTCACGTCAACAAAACCAATTGATAAACCAGGTGGGGTGTGTCACAAATCAGGGCTGGGAATGGAAGTTCAATTGGAGGAGACCCCTTTTTGATTCTGAAGTTGAAATGGCAGACACTTTTCTGGGGGAGATCCCACAGCAACTGTTGGAATTTCACAAGGAGGATACATGGATTTGGAAATTTGACTCAAGTGGTTACTACTCAACAAGCAGTGGGTATAAACTGATATGGGGAGAAATAATGGGGGCTCATCAGAATTCAGAATTTTCGGAGCTATGGAAACTCAAAATCCCAGCCAAGGCGGCAGTGTTTGCATGGAGACTAATCAGAAATAGGTTGCCAACTAAGAAAAACCTCAGCAGGAGGCAGGTGCAGGTAAATGACATCCTCTGTCCTTTTTGCAGAAACAAAGAGGAAGATGCTGCTCATTTATTCTTCACCTGCAACAGCATTCTCCCACTATGGTGGGAGTCAATGTCATGGGTTAACTTGTCATCAGCAATGCCACAGCATCTCAGGGATCATTACCTTCAACATGGTCACAATGCTGCTGAAGGGAAAAAGTCCACAAGATGGAAATGTTGGTGGATTGCCTTGACATTCACTATATGGAAGCACAGAAACAAAATTGTCTTCCAAAGTGCCATTTTCGATGGAAGCAAGTTGTTGGATGAAGCGGTATAG
- the LOC114401878 gene encoding uncharacterized protein LOC114401878 has product MREEREERDTGWVRVRSRGKRDVRNRVSFGKESQWGYAETRGRVQQKAMVVNWRDHKDISSFYFIRFADDTTERELWQQFKRWGDVREIFIPNQRNYNGRRYGFVRFKGVRDIQQLARQLDSIVIGGMKLYVNIPKYNRERRTQEDTGRQTKNKGGDIHTRFQRATGNRVRRRSST; this is encoded by the coding sequence atgagagaagagagagaggagcgAGACACTGGTTGGGTAAGAGTTAGGAGTAGAGGTAAGAGAGATGTGAGGAACAGAGTAAGCTTTGGAAAGGAATCCCAATGGGGATATGCCGAGACCAGAGGAAGAGTACAACAAAAGGCAATGGTCGTGAACTGGAGAGATCACAAAGACATCTCTTCATTTTACTTTATAAGGTTTGCGGACGACACCACGGAGAGGGAACTTTGGCAGCAATTCAAAAGATGGGGTGATGTAAGAGAAATCTTCATACCCAATCAAAGGAATTACAATGGAAGAAGATATGGTTTTGTTCGATTTAAAGGGGTCCGAGATATACAACAATTGGCAAGGCAGCTAGATAGCATTGTCATTGGAGGTATGAAGCTATATGTCAATATCCCCAAGTATAATCGAGAGAGACGAACGCAGGAAGACACGGGTAGACAAACAAAGAACAAAGGAGGAGACATACACACACGATTTCAGAGAGCCACAGGAAATAGAGTCCGCCGACGATCAAGCACGTGA